CGGACAGCTGTGGATGATCACACTCTTCAGCGCCATCGTCGCAGAACTAGCAGCCTATGAGTACCTCAAGCTGGCCGCAGTCGGTGCCGAAGCCCACGGCGCCAAACTCCGCATCCCCACCTGGTGGATGGTCCTCGGAACCGCCCTCGCCTTCGTCGTCACCCTGCCTAACTTTCCAGTAGAAGCCCAACTCCCCGTCCTCAGCGCGCTCACCCTGGTCCTCTTCGCCTGGAACGGCTTCCGCGCCCCCCTCATCCAGGTCCTGCCCGACACCGCCCAGGGCCTCTTCGGCCTCATCTACATCGCCTACCCCCTCACCCTCGTCCCTCTCCTCTGGAAGCAGGAGGATGGCCCGGCCCTCGTGCTCTTCCTCATGGTCTGTGTCTGGGCCGGCGACATCGCAGCCCTCTACATCGGCCGAGCCTTCGGCAACCGCAAGCTCGCCCCCCGTCTCAGCCCCGGAAAGACCTGGGCCGGCTCCATCGCCTCTATCGTCGGCAGCATGATCGCCGGAGGCATCGTCATCGCCATCGCCGACACCCTCACCGCCCACGGCAACACCCTGCTCCACATCTCCGAGCCCATCTGGCAATCGCTCCTGCTCGCCGCAATCCTCAACATCGCCGCTCAGCTGGGCGACCTGCTCGAGTCCGCCATCAAGCGCGGAGCAGGCGTCAAGGACTCCGGCACCATGCTCCCCGGCCACGGAGGCATCCTCGACCGCATCGACGCCCTCCTCCTCGCCGCCCCAGTCCTCTGGTACATCCTCCTCCTCAAGGACTACTTCGGCCTCGGCCGCTTCTAAAAAGCTGTCCTGCCGGACGGGCCTCCTGCGCGGAGGGCGGGCGCTCGCACGCCTTTTTAAAGCTTCGCCCGGTCCTCCCGTTGGTCGGAATCATCTTCCTCGCGACCAGCGGGAGCGCCAACCGAAGGGGTATACAAGTCACGAAGTGACCGCCTCCCGCGCAGGGAGCCCGTCCGGCAGGACAGCTCTGGACAGCAAGAGAGGCTGTAAACAAGCTATTCGACGCTCGCTCCAAAACCGCTCCTCACGTCCAGCCAAATCCTGTCAACCCCCGAAACCGCCAAAACCCGCGCCAATCAAGGGAATTCGCGTGGCGCATTAGTTCCCCTCAAACAGCTATACTTGAAGTAGTTCCGAGGTAAACCCTGGCACTTACCTGAATACCACCGTAACTCCTTTGTTTAGACGTATCTGCAAGTAACCCTTTGTATATGACATATTTACGA
The Edaphobacter lichenicola genome window above contains:
- a CDS encoding phosphatidate cytidylyltransferase — protein: MKRILTATVLILAVFALIFFGQLWMITLFSAIVAELAAYEYLKLAAVGAEAHGAKLRIPTWWMVLGTALAFVVTLPNFPVEAQLPVLSALTLVLFAWNGFRAPLIQVLPDTAQGLFGLIYIAYPLTLVPLLWKQEDGPALVLFLMVCVWAGDIAALYIGRAFGNRKLAPRLSPGKTWAGSIASIVGSMIAGGIVIAIADTLTAHGNTLLHISEPIWQSLLLAAILNIAAQLGDLLESAIKRGAGVKDSGTMLPGHGGILDRIDALLLAAPVLWYILLLKDYFGLGRF